From Venturia canescens isolate UGA chromosome 3, ASM1945775v1, whole genome shotgun sequence:
AAGAAGGGCGGGAGGGAGTCCGATATTTTTCCGGCGAACGAGTGTCACTAGTCTTCCTCGCACTCTTCTGTGAACCGGAACTCCCATTCGCAGAGTCTTCCATTCAATCAGTCGATTCGGATAATACGAGAAATTCTTTAGTTCGGAAAGGTCAGTGATCGGGTAacgaaacaaagaaaatttatgtgtGGTTGGAACGCACCTTtggagttttatttttctgtcattATGCATAGGAAAGCTCGTGTTATTGTGACCCGTGAAGAGGGAAATAATCGAAATTATTCAGATTATTTATTTTGGCCATTTTTGCAAGGAGATTTTTGCGTGGTGCCACCACCGGGTCTGAATCGGTTATTTTTCGCAAATTTCCTGGCTGTTGGATGgtgtgaaaacaaaattttttatcgctcGTGTCAGGACGTCGATACTATCGAGATACTGAGAAAATCGTTTGTCAAAATGGAAATACAATCAAACTAGTGATTGATATACGCGGAAAtgcgaatttcaaaaattttccgtCAGAAGAtccaaataaatgattttcattcgaGAATAATCAGCATTCGAGTTCAACTGCTTGATAAATGAGGCCGCAAATTAGAAAGGCATTTGGAACCGTGAGTCGAATCGCAATGGGTCCATAAATTTGTTCCAGATGGTTTTGACAACGTGTCAGAATTAGTCTGATTACGCATTCGCTGATGACTTCTCAATACTTTTAAATCCATTATAAATTCCTCGTGCGATACGACGGAGCGCGAAATTGTGCAGAaattcgatagaaataaaaaccgaagaaTCGATCGCTTCCCGAAGCGATGACGTTCAGGCACATTCGGACATGAAACTCGAGAGCGTAATGACCCCAGAAGTGCCAACTGTCGGTTGGGATCGAGCTGGGATACGggataggaaaaaggaaaaaggaaacTGTATTTGATGCCTTTAGCCCCATTCGCGAGCTGTATTAATATCACTAGAATTGCGGTGCAACCCAATAAATTTCTGCTATCGACCCTCGAAATCCGTGGGGTCAAGGACGATCGAAAGTGTGCTGGAACCGGTGGCAGTCAAGTGGGCTGCAGCCGCATCTTCAACGTGGATCGAGCCTTTTCGACGAAgcgtaaaaaaagaaacgatcaGTCAAAATAGAGCGAATCGATTAAAAGATTCGAAACGAACTGCAATCGTGAATCATACGAATTCCAATTTCCAATCACAAGCAAATCATTAGAtcgtagaattttcaaacaataatgattcatcgagattttttctcgatttcgaTCATAAATTTAAGCGACCCAAGCTTTTTCTCTCCAGAATTCCACtatcaaagattttttgagaatcactcgaagatttttcattcagtAAAGCGTTCGCAGCAAAAATTGAGTGTAGCCAGAGCTGTGAGGGCCTCCAAAGTGTGGATACTGTTCAAAGTACACGAGAAATGGCTCCAATGGACGTCTCAATACGCGACGAAACAAATAATACTCATCCATTAAGCTTGCCATCGTTTCGTGTCCTCGTCCGTAGCGATCGTTATTTCAGATTTGTTACAATTACATGGCGTACGAGAGCATAATTTATATGACATTGACCATCGGGTCATAAAGAAGATaccaaaatatattattttccattaaaTCACTCTATTTATTTACGGACATCTGCGTTTTCGggattttccattgaaataacatttggctataaaatcattcaTTGCGTATGAGCCTCTTTCAAAGTTCGTAGCATAAAGTAGTACGAGATCGCGGTATTGTCGCCTcgcgaaaaaaactttttcgcgAGGCGACAATCTGATTCGATAGAAACGTGAACAATCAAAACTGGGAATTAGAAAATCAAATCGTCGAGTACACTTTTACGTCCGCTTTCAGGTTTTCCACTGTCGTAAACTTCGTGAATAAATCTGACAAAAAAAGTAACTGTTCTCAATGGaatgaaatgttgaaaaaatacctCGGTCGTTAGGACTGAACCGAACCAGCCGTAAAACAATGTTTGCATTATTTTGAAGAACACGAAAACTCCTTTTTCCCATGTCAACTGTGTAGAGCAAGATTATTATGAACAATTGAATAGAGGGACAGTGATGGATAACTTAATAATGATCGTCACTCACGTTAGCTGCTGGATAGATGAGGCCACAAATGACAATGGCATTTGAAACAGTGAGCCAGATGGCAATAGGTCCGTAGATGAGTTCCAGGTGGTTTCGACATTCGGTTAAAATTTGTGTCGGATAACACATCCGTTGATGACTTCGcgataatttttattcaaattcaattttctcatgCGATGCGACAAAGTGCGAAATTGTGCGGATATTTGAAAGGCGTAAAAACCGAAGAGCCCGTCGGTGGGGCTCCAGGGATAGCGTTCATACAAATTCCACCGTAAACTTCGAAAGCGTAATGAGACCAAAAGTGCCAACTGTTGGCCTCGATTGACCAAGGATATGAAGTAGGAAAAGGAAGTCTGTACGTGCGATGACTTCCGCTCCATTTATCAGTTGCATTGCTATCACCAAAATCGGAGCAATCCAAATAATCGCTATTAAAATGCCCCCCGAAATCAGCAGGGTGAGCGAAGATCGAAAAACCGTTCGAACTGATGATAGTAAAATGGGTCGGAGTTCGGTATCCTCAAAGTCCTGGTTGAAAGTGCAGGCGAGCTGGGCATGCAGCTGAATCAAGCGATCTTTatccctagaacgcatgactggggtgtgagcacaccccacgcgaacttcaaactacgctcccatcctaacaagcgacattatcgactgattatcgacggatttttttatatataaattcaattgaaattagttttatcgtacatcattcttttcgttataaaaaaacgaagaaaatggtgtaggataaagtcagtttagcatcgtaggaccggatttataagcagaaaaagagtggggtgtgttcaaaccccggtcatgaggttgagggtatgaaaaaagacacatgaggtgtagggttaaaaatgaagaaacaaataaTCTGccgaaaattaatcaaagaaTTAATCGGTTCAATTATTCTCGTGATTCGCTTGTACGATCATCGAGTGCGGATTGTTCTTTGAAGGCTTTTCTCGTTTGACTGTTCACGAATAATGGAGTCGAACGAGTTAGTGGTTTagtaaaaaaacaacgaaaagcgaccaaaaactttcaaatttttcatcattttttatataaaagttGTAATTACTTTTTGAATAATCGTCATAAAACTCAGCACCCGACTGAGACACCTCAAAACGAGATGAAGTTTAGTTTTGTGTTCGTAGCAAAAATTCAGTATCGCACGAATGTCAAAGAACACCGCCAAAGTGTGGAGTACAGAAAATATACGAGAAATGGCTTTCGACCCAGCACCTGGCCAAAGTCCAGAGAACAGCAACATGCGTCTCAATATGCCACGGTACAAATGATATGTATCACTTAAGCTAGACGTATCAGGGTTTTGAGTCCTCATCTGTAACACCCGTTACATCAGATTTGTTAGCGTCACCTCGGGGATGAGGTAGCAATTCGTGTGCCAAATTTATTTAGGGAAAAATGAAGAGTTTTTAACGATTCGAATCTTTGCTAGTTTTTCGAGAGTCATGAGAAAAGTTTCTCACAAAAACTGATATTCGTAGGGTTTCGTTGAGCCAAATTTAAGGACAAATCGGTACAAAAAAAGACGAGGAATGGTGAGATTTCAGAAACGGTGGATAAAACTAGGTCAGAGTTCAGGTGCACGTTCAAGGAGTGAAATACGAGAATAAAAGAGTGGGGAAAAGTTACTTGCgatgtaaaaataaattgtagCATTAAGGGGTCTTGTTATTACGAAGACAAGTTGCGAACTGTCCGGGAAAAAACTTGTGATAGTTCGTTGTACACAACAAAGAAACAATAATGTTGACGAATTGCTCTTAACTTTCTATACCTTTTGCAATCATGTTTCCTGTATAGAGGTTccgaagagagaagaaaaaagaaaattatataCGGAGATAGACTCTGGTAGTTTGAACGGGTGGGGATCGATTGGGGTGGAGGATTTTGTATTTTGCAGAAGCTCTATCAGTCGTAGTTTGACATTTTGTATCGGACCTCTCAAAAGGCACTCGGATTTATCAAAAGTCTGTCGAactaattcgaaattctttctTCATGAACCACTTCGgttttaaaaatgtatgagAGTGGGGAAATAGGATTACGAATAATTAGTGGAGATACTTTCGATCATTAGTAAACGAGGGCAGAAATCGTATTCGGTCAAactcgataaaaaattgtctatattattattttgtactACATTTCGACAATactaagaaacatttttgtcATTCATGCTTCATTTTGTACTTTGTGAGTTTCCACTCGATGGAGTCATCATTCAAGGCTTTTATGATCCTCCAAAGTTCGCAGCATGAAGTAATACGAAACGGCGGTATTACAGACctgtaggaaaaaaaatttagagaaAAGTCCACTATCGTGCGTGCCGTGTCTGacaatgaatttcgaaatttcttttatcTCAGATGCAGAAAAAGCTTCCATCGATTTGagcttaaaaaatatttaattacaAGACTTACAGCGACGAACGTATCTACGGATATGGTCCCCACGGAGCAGGCTTTCAGAACGACTGGCCTGGTGCACGATATCATGGTCAGGACACTGGTCATGAGAGATTTGTGGCCCGAACCTGGCCAGTCAGTCGCGTATATTGCCTCGCGAAATTTGTCATTCTTCAAGGAAAAAACGCACATTTAATGCGTCTAATAAAACATCtttaaaaatctttaaacATCTTTaaattaaaagattttttaaattgcagTACAATTTATTTGAGGAAACACGGCAGATTTAAATTCCTGTTATTtcgataaatacacgaaaaaaaaagaaacaatcaGGAGCATTTTGATAACGGAACCATAACAGCAATGACGATacagatttttcaaagttcgtAGAATTTTTTAGGATTCCCAGGAAAAGTACACTGAAACGTGGTTTATAAAGCGATTGAAATCCCTCCTCAAATAAATcgtcatttttccaattttcatggtAAATACCTCGGTAGTCAAAGTCGAGCCAAACCATCCATAAAACAACGATTGAATAGCCTTCAAGATAATGAAGACGATAAAAGTAACAGCTTTTCTTGGGTTCATCTGCACAACACGTCAGAGAGGATAAGATATAGAAAATTTATACTTTGATTCGCAACAATGAGTGAGGAGATAAAACTCACATGCGAAACTTGCCAAATGAATGCGCACATAACCATGGCATTTAGAACCGTGATGCAGAGTACGATCGGCCCCCAAATCTGTTCGAGATGAGCCTGGCAGCGCATCAAAATCTGATGTCTCGAGACGCACTCACTTATAACTTTCcgataattttcattcgccTTCAAGTTCCTCAAACGGTGAGATAACGTGCGAAGTTGTCCAGATAtttggaaaatataaaaaccaaAGAGACCGTCGACCGATGAGGCGACGCAAGCGATACAAACACAAACATAAGTCTCGTAGCCGTACACGATCGAGTAAAACAATTTGTTCGTTCGACCAATGGACCAAAGATACGCAGTCGGAAAGGGAAGGATACATTTAATGACACTCGCCCCGTGGATGAGCTGAATAATTATCACTATGATGGGCATCGTCACGTACAGCGTGCACAGCGTGTAGGCAATGATCGCGAAGACCAGCGAGGGTCGATAATACGTTAGCATGGGCGAAAGCAAAATCGGCCGTAATTGGGGATCTTCGAGATCGCGAGAAAAACCTGCTTGCAGATTCGTCTGTAAATCGAGCAGTCGATCTCGATGAACCTTCAAACAAATCATCTGCACAACAATCAATCGAATCAATTAATTTTACGGATTACCAGATCGACGTTTTACTTTCATTAGGATGTACGAACTAATGTTACTACTTTTTGTGCGCTGATGAGAAAACCCAGTCCGATACCGAGGCCGTTAATCAAAGGTTCAAAATTCGACACATGCAGACGCGCGAAATTAAGAATCGAAAAAACCAACCAGAGCTCGGCCGCGATATGTACGAATGGGACCAAACGATAGAGTACGCTCGGATTTACCATCGGCCATAATCCAGTCActaacaataatttttttatcgctccACTGTACCGGCTGTACAGTTTCAGTTGACTCGACATTTTGCTGGTTTATCTTCCaatagaatttttgaaaatacgcGATCAACGATGTCGCTCGTCCGGGtaattgaaattgtttttttgattcacttttgtgtgcaGTTTGCTGAGGGCTTTGTTTTCC
This genomic window contains:
- the LOC122407831 gene encoding odorant receptor 67a-like, translating into MSSQLKLYSRYSGAIKKLLLVTGLWPMVNPSVLYRLVPFVHIAAELWLVFSILNFARLHVSNFEPLINGLGIGLGFLISAQKMICLKVHRDRLLDLQTNLQAGFSRDLEDPQLRPILLSPMLTYYRPSLVFAIIAYTLCTLYVTMPIIVIIIQLIHGASVIKCILPFPTAYLWSIGRTNKLFYSIVYGYETYVCVCIACVASSVDGLFGFYIFQISGQLRTLSHRLRNLKANENYRKVISECVSRHQILMRCQAHLEQIWGPIVLCITVLNAMVMCAFIWQVSHMNPRKAVTFIVFIILKAIQSLFYGWFGSTLTTENDKFREAIYATDWPGSGHKSLMTSVLTMISCTRPVVLKACSVGTISVDTFVAVCNTAVSYYFMLRTLEDHKSLE